Proteins encoded in a region of the Hypomesus transpacificus isolate Combined female chromosome 17, fHypTra1, whole genome shotgun sequence genome:
- the LOC124479750 gene encoding G-protein coupled receptor family C group 5 member C-like — MGVELATLLLLQQALSLWSTSDAMEATSAPKGCGPSVNSFYYNLCDLSAVWGIVVEAFAAAGVVTAFVLLVTLIASMPFVTDKKRKAMVALQASVLVFTLGLFGLTFAFIVGRDLISCTARRFLFGVLFAGCLSCLVMHGLWLALLERRGRGPRAWTLCLGALALWLVEVIINTEWMIITVARYPVMASAMTDASCKITNQDFVMALVYVMALLLAVILMAVPTLTHKHKSWRRDGAFILATGVLSTAIWVAWIVMYIHGNQLTGGPSWDDPTLAIALVVNAWVFLVLYTIPEICFLSQEDEDQEQPSDGDHVYPARSLVYDNILKDQSPGQQNMYMENKAFTMDKPHTANTGVSPYSGYNGRLRGCVYQPTELALITKSLANREQSQETILPRATAPPLNQGSSSALSSPPHPALPHAASGNGLNKRPLW; from the exons ATGGGTGTGGAGTTGGCAACGTTACTTCTGCTGCAGCAAGCACTGTCCCTGTGGTCCACCAGTGACGCCATGGAAGCCACCAGCGCTCCAAAGGGGTGCGGCCCTTCCGTCAACTCCTTCTACTACAACCTGTGTGACCTATCTGCAGTGTGGGGCATTGTGGTCGAGGCCTTCGCTGCTGCAGGAGTGGTGACTGCCTTTGTGCTATTGGTCACCCTCATAGCCAGCATGCCTTTCGTGACAGACAAGAAGAGGAAAGCCATGGTGGCCCTGCAAGCCAGTGTCCTGGTCTTCACCCTGGGGCTGTTTGGACTCACCTTCGCCTTCATTGTGGGCCGGGACTTGATCAGCTGCACAGCGCGGCGTTTCCTGTTTGGCGTGCTGTTCGCAGGCTGCCTGTCGTGCCTGGTGATGCACGGCTTGTGGCTGGccctgctggagaggaggggccGGGGCCCCCGGGCCTGGACACTCTGTCTGGGGGCCCTAGCGCTCTGGTTGGTTGAGGTCATCATCAACACTGAGTGGATGATTATCACCGTGGCCCGGTACCCTGTTATGGCGTCTGCCATGACAGACGCGTCCTGCAAGATCACCAACCAGGACTTTGTCATGGCTCTGGTCTACGTGATGGCACTGCTGCTGGCCGTGATCCTGATGGCAGTGCCCACGCTGACGCACAAGCACAAGAGCTGGCGCAGGGACGGAGCCTTCATCCTCGCCACAGGGGTCCTCTCCACAGCCATCTGGGTGGCCTGGATCGTCATGTACATCCATGGGAACCAGCTGACTGGGGGCCCCAGCTGGGACGACCCCACTCTCGCCATTGCCCTGGTAGTCAACGCTTGGGTGTTCCTGGTCCTCTACACCATACCAGAGATCTGTTTCCTCAGCCAGGAAGACGAGGACCAGGAGCAGCCCAGTGATGGAGACCACGTCTACCCAGCCAGGAGCCTTGTGTACGACAACATCCTGAAGGACCAGAGCCCTGGCCAGCAAAACATGTACATGGAGAACAAGGCCTTCACAATGGACAAACCCCATACAG CCAACACTGGGGTGTCTCCGTACAGTGGTTATAATGGCCGACTACGCGGCTGTGTGTACCAACCCACTGAACTGGCCCTCATCACCAAGAGTCTAGCAAAT AGGGAGCAGTCCCAGGAGACCATCCTGCCAAGGGCCACAGCCCCTCCTCTAAACCAGGGCAGCAGCAGCGCCttgtcctcccctccacacccagcaCTGCCACACGCAGCCAGC GGAAACGGTTTGAACAAGAGGCCTCTGTGGTAA
- the ccdc137 gene encoding coiled-coil domain-containing protein 137, translated as MGKRKQTESSETLKRGGKTGQHVSKKPKRDERPKQDEHLQQIPFRLREIMKSKERMKKGKRPKPKPTEKIKKVITPKPKMKAETQVEDIPVPHFRRRKKESEKSYVQRMNSETQHVLFLTKNQVERQPELVEDQEEPEENQKSEKKKEYNKSRLQRLHKKKLDRQEDKLENDKLIDKVRFGEVAMAPPTLSVKPKKAALKGQGINKALLLNSLLGQATSSTVKPSMARQRIVEEERLRVVEAYRYLKKQKLKQQESKAAGLDKLMNL; from the exons ATGGGAAAGCGTAAACAGACGGAATCCAGTGAGACGTTAAAACGAGGTGGCAAAACCGGACAACATGTTAG TAAGAAGCCAAAGCGAGATGAGCGGCCAAAACAAGACGAACATCTTCAGCAAATCCCATTTCGTCTccgtgaaattatgaaaagtaaagagagaatgaaaaagGGAAAAAGACCAAAGCCTAAGCCGACCGAAAAGATTAAAAAAG TCATTACTCCCAAACCTAAGATGAAAGCAGAGACCCAGGTTGAGGACATCCCTGTCCCCCATTTTCGTAGAAGAAAGAAGGAGTCAGAGAAATCATACGTTCAACGCATGAACAGCGAGACTCAGCATGTCCTTTTCCTCACCAAGAACCAAGTTGAGAGACAACCTGAGCTGgtggaggaccaggaggagcCTGAGGAAAACCAGAagtcagaaaaaaagaaaga GTATAATAAGTCTCGACTTCAGAGGCTGCATAAAAAGAAGCTGGACAGACAAGAAGATAAGTTGGAAAACGATAAGCTCATTG ATAAAGTTAGATTTGGTGAAGTTGCTATGGCCCCACCAACTTTGAGTGTTAAACCAAAGAAGGCGGCTTTAAAGGGACAG GGCATCAACAAGGCTCTGCTGCTGAACTCCCTACTGGGCCAAGCCACAAGCTCTACGGTCAAGCCCTCCATGGCCAGGCAGCGGAtcgtggaggaagagaggctgCGTGTGGTGGAGGCATACCGTTACCTCAAGAAGCAGAAACTGAAGCAGCAGGAAAGCAAGGCTGCTGGCCTGGACAAGCTCATGAACCTCTGA
- the LOC124479478 gene encoding retinal cone rhodopsin-sensitive cGMP 3',5'-cyclic phosphodiesterase subunit gamma-like, whose product MNLEVAQTDVKSGKKAATRATAPGSPRKGPPKFKQRNTRQFKSKPPKRGVIGFGDDIPGMEGLGTDITVICPWEAYSHLELHELAQYGII is encoded by the exons ATGAATCTGGAGGTAGCCCAAACTGATGTGAAGTCTGGAAAAAAGGCAGCAACCAGAGCTACTGCCCCTGGCTCTCCTCGCAAGGGACCCCCTAAATTCAAGCAAAGGAACACCCGCCAGTTTAAAAGCAAGCCCCCCAAGCGGGGTGTCATTGG ATTTGGAGATGATATTCCTGGGATGGAGGGTCTTGGCACtg ACATCACGGTTATCTGCCCCTGGGAGGCCTACAGTCATCTGGAACTTCATGAATTAGCTCAGTATGGCATCATCTAA
- the LOC124479828 gene encoding tetraspanin-10, translating into MRRFQLMRSFPFPWFRRETTPNETSPLIPKADSDKEGAEAAVHAGTEGSLDQEASQQISDGHNQATEASGGTRVGRPRRHYSSTDYILKYLLFISNLLFTVLGLVVLVLGLWGLVNKESLAQEKIGSIGTDPMLLFVTVGFVLSVLCLSGCVGALRENCCLLRVFSAAVLVLVTAQVLVAIMAYSLQDQIGGFLRTGMLSAMARYQDDLDLRFITDEIQIGLQCCGADNYRDWEINMYYNCSSPGVLACGVPATCCVDPLENGTVWNSQCGVGAQQLGEFSAQSVIFLGGCLGGISRWVEQHTGVIGVVATVILGVQILTLLITTRLLDSIHWSKARAEQPKV; encoded by the exons ATGAGGAGGTTCCAGTTGATGAGAAGTTTTCCTTTCCCCTGGTTCAGGAGAGAAACCACTCCGAATGAGACCAGCCCACTAATACCAAAG GCAGATTCTGATAAAGAGGGAGCTGAAGCAGCGGTGCATGCTGGGACAGAGGGCAGTTTGGATCAGGAGGCTTCACAGCAGATCTCTGATGGTCACAACCAGGCCACAGAGGCCTCCGGGGGAACCAGGGTAGGCCGGCCACGTCGCCACTACTCCAGCACGGACTACATCCTCAAATACCTCCTCTTCATCAGCAACCTGCTGTTCACCGTGCTGGGCCTGGTGGTCCTGGTCCTCGGGCTCTGGGGCCTCGTCAACAAAGAGTCCCTCGCCCAGGAGAAGATCGGCAGCATAGGCACCGACCCCATGCTGCTGTTTGTGACTGTGGGGTTTGTGCTCTCAGTCCTCTGCCTCTCAGGCTGTGTGGGGGCCCTGAGGGAGAACTGCTGCCTGCTCAGGGTGTTTTCTGCCGCTGTGCTGGTGTTGGTCACAGCCCAGGTCCTGGTGGCCATCATGGCCTACAGCCTGCAGGACCAGATCGGGGGCTTCCTGCGCACTGGGATGCTCTCGGCCATGGCCCGCTACCAGGACGACCTGGACCTGAGGTTCATCACGGATGAGATCCAGATTGGCCTGCAGTGCTGTGGGGCTGACAACTACCGTGACTGGGAGATCAACAT GTACTACAACTGCTCCTCCCCGGGTGTGCTGGCCTGTGGGGTTCCTGCCACCTGCTGTGTGGACCCTCTGGAGAACGGCACGGTGTGGAACTCCCAGTGTGGCGTGGGGGCCCAGCAGCTGGGAGAGTTCTCTGCCCAGAGCGTCATCTTCCTCGGGGGCTGCCTGGGGGGCATCTCCCGCTGGGTGGAGCAGCACACTGGGGTGATTGGGGTGGTGGCCACCGTCATCCTGGGCGTCCAAATCCTGACTCTTTTAATCACAACACGCCTGCTGGACAGCATCCACTGGAGCAAGGCTAGGGCAGAGCAGCCTAAAGTCTGA
- the si:dkey-282h22.5 gene encoding uncharacterized protein si:dkey-282h22.5: protein MRMWRVLALLSVVVCLCGGQKGGQETSLGDKGKTQCNTCSNLTQVLDNWKYAIMTQVKDLLVNDHTSVLPEYSRIQPLSEAMGDLYKQFNALKEELGRLTSKFDRVEVFVDDLQAGKLPPPPVWTAPHRPVQRLPIRLPMRAPLGAQMRAPLGAQMRAPLGAQMRAPLGAQMRAPVRTNSTALRPIGTRRRRGPRPGSHGV from the exons ATGAGAATGTGGAGGGTTTTGGCTCTGCTCTCTGTGGTGGTCTGCCTGTGCGGAGGTCagaagggggggcaggagacgTCTCTCGGGGATAAAG GCAAAACACAATGCAACACCTGCTCCAACCTGACCCAAGTCCTGGACAACTGGAAGTATGCCATCATGACCCAGGTGAAGGACCTACTTGTCAACGACCACACTTCGGTCCTACCAGAATATTCCAG GATCCAGCCCCTGTCTGAGGCTATGGGGGACCTCTACAAGCAGTTCAACGCTCTGAAGGAAGAGCTGGGGAGACTCACCTCCAAGTTTGACAGGGTGGAGGTGTTCGTGGATGACCTGCAGGCTGGCAaactgccccctccccctgtgtggACCGCCCCTCATCGCCCCGTACAGAGGCTTCCAATCAGGCTGCCCATGAGGGCACCACTGGGGGCCCAGATGAGGGCACCACTGGGGGCCCAGATGAGGGCACCACTGGGGGCCCAGATGAGGGCACCGCTGGGGGCCCAGATGAGGGCCCCAGTCAGGACCAATTCCACAGCGTTGAGGCCCATAGGTACAAGACGAAGGAGAGGACCCAGACCGGGGTCCCACGGTGTGTAA
- the LOC124480066 gene encoding immunoglobulin lambda-1 light chain-like isoform X2 — translation METAIFNCDISRYERQFVNWYKQVPAGIPQFVLMSHHVLESQYGSGFSSDRFTSKATSETDYQFIIDNVEEADSAVYYCHTWDDSANEHVFGQGTKLIVTASTLPPPVLTLFPPSSDDLKTSKATLVCLANQMAAFYGDVSWTANGSPVTSGILTGTASKQADGRFSMSSYLTIEPSDWDKDHVYSCQVSVGSKSSQKAIKKSECS, via the exons ATGGAGACAGCCATTTTCAACTGTGACATTTCTAGATATGAAAGACAATTTGTTAACTGGTATAAACAGGTTCCTGCAGGAATCCCTCAGTTTGTGTTAATGTCTCACCATGTTCTGGAATCACAATATGGCTCTGGTTTCTCCTCTGACCGCTTCACATCCAAAGCCACGTCTGAGACAGATTATCAGTTCATCATCGATAATGTGGAGGAGGCAGACTCAGCAGTGTATTACTGTCACACATGGGACGACTCTGCTAATGAACAC GTATTCGGACAAGGAACCAAGCTGATCGTGACTG CCTCGACCCTGCCTCCACCTGTCTTGaccctcttccctccatccagcGATGATCTGAAGACCAGCAAGGCCACCCTGGTGTGTCTGGCCAATCAGATGGCCGCGTTCTACGGAGATGTCAGCTGGACGGCCAATGGGAGTCCAGTGACGAGTGGGATCCTAACAGGCACGGCCTCTAAGCAAGCTGACGGCAGGTTCTCCATGAGCAGCTATCTGACCATCGAGCCGTCTGACTGGGACAAGGACCACGTCTACTCATGTCAGGTCTCTGTGGGCTCCAAGTCTTCACAGAAGGCAATCAAGAAGTCGGAATGCAGCTGA
- the LOC124480066 gene encoding immunoglobulin lambda-1 light chain-like isoform X1 — translation MLGTLCTLITALTYVTCHKAVTQTPSVLTANKMEAAIFNCDISKDENKYIYWYKQIPAGIPQFVLRFYHSHGSPDKYGSGFSSDRFTSKATSNKDYQFIINNVEEADSAVYYCNTWDNSAKEHVFGQGTKLIVTASTLPPPVLTLFPPSSDDLKTSKATLVCLANQMAAFYGDVSWTANGSPVTSGILTGTASKQADGRFSMSSYLTIEPSDWDKDHVYSCQVSVGSKSSQKAIKKSECS, via the exons ATGCTGGGGACTCTCTGCACTCTCATCACTGCTCTGACAT ATGTCACCTGTCATAaagcagtcacacagacaccttCAGTGCTGACAGCAAACAAGATGGAGGCAGCCATTTTTAACTGTGACATTTCTAAagatgaaaataaatatatttactgGTATAAACAGATTCCTGCAGGAATCCCACAGTTTGTGTTAAGGTTTTACCATAGTCATGGATCACCTGATAAATATGGCTCTGGTTTCTCCTCTGACCGCTTCACATCCAAAGCCACGTCTAATAAAGATTATCAGTTCATCATCAATAATGTGGAGGAGGCAGACTCAGCAGTGTATTACTGTAACACATGGGACAACTCTGCTAAAGAACAC GTATTCGGACAAGGAACCAAGCTGATCGTGACTG CCTCGACCCTGCCTCCACCTGTCTTGaccctcttccctccatccagcGATGATCTGAAGACCAGCAAGGCCACCCTGGTGTGTCTGGCCAATCAGATGGCCGCGTTCTACGGAGATGTCAGCTGGACGGCCAATGGGAGTCCAGTGACGAGTGGGATCCTAACAGGCACGGCCTCTAAGCAAGCTGACGGCAGGTTCTCCATGAGCAGCTATCTGACCATCGAGCCGTCTGACTGGGACAAGGACCACGTCTACTCATGTCAGGTCTCTGTGGGCTCCAAGTCTTCACAGAAGGCAATCAAGAAGTCGGAATGCAGCTGA